In a single window of the Littorina saxatilis isolate snail1 linkage group LG3, US_GU_Lsax_2.0, whole genome shotgun sequence genome:
- the LOC138962706 gene encoding uncharacterized protein has product MNQQQRAGKHPSFSRDKKPYGMEKETFHKKNITPRSKGRRGCKHSCRGPKMLRAHWILVDMGIRTITPEIESARREIMNEKSWLHKFNNEQYKQAREDLLHVAAIEAISNEKYDQALRILPQISDKKLVMCVLNTTAAYYPNTYFLRCMKKAYEKSGEPHGSCLKDALHFRQWFLVKTMMKCFEFSSEQADDILSTAVLNENWKLIQESLKHKVSRRLLHTALIQALMGRQWGIVEACLKHGGDIATACVEHGFNLNIKNGDLRQTVLQDAIFHCSLTQVDLLLQAGADPDIRNRDGETAICRAVVEQEWDLATLLLKYSNNAGKIASKRIAGGETLLHIICRNGQADILHTLLLMEANPLVTNVDGVTLLMTAVQAGEEAENLVRILLQLGAATHQGEVSRSQLATTGKGNNTIDRGFDTPMWRAVEKGQLCIAKMLYASGGCCAKEIHAMAASEFMRKTLESSKLRDIVDFLNDISSHPRSLLDSCALKISHLIGCGSERDVRAASLGLPNKLRGLVLQDHVVNPDFLKDCPPGPPGPPSHDIFSGWVRLSWGTHFTSLRDYEWSQFRRVFEGMRPPNSYMFGVKSLRRLPRCSCKDIDQ; this is encoded by the coding sequence ATGAATCAGCAACAGAGGGCTGGAAAACATCCAAGTTTTTCACGGGACAAGAAACCGTACGGCATGGAAAAAGAAACATTTCACAAGAAAAACATTACCCCCAGATCGAAGGGACGTCGAGGATGTAAACATAGCTGTAGAGGTCCTAAGATGTTACGTGCTCATTGGATATTGGTTGACATGGGCATACGTACCATTACACCAGAAATAGAATCCGCTCGACGTGAAATTATGAACGAGAAGTCCTGGCTACACAAATTCAACAATGAGCAATACAAGCAAGCCAGGGAAGATCTGCTTCATGTTGCGGCAATAGAAGCTATATCTAACGAAAAATATGACCAGGCGCTTCGAATTCTCCCTCAGATATCAGACAAGAAACTGGTGATGTGTGTGCTGAACACAACAGCTGCATACTATCCAAATACGTACTTCCTCCGCTGCATGAAAAAGGCGTATGAAAAAAGCGGCGAACCACATGGTTCTTGCCTCAAGGACGCTTTGCACTTCAGACAGTGGTTTCTTGTAAAAACAATGATGAAGTGCTTTGAGTTTTCGAGTGAACAGGCTGACGATATTCTCAGCACAGCAGTTCTAAACGAAAATTGGAAGCTGATACAAGAGTCACTGAAACACAAAGTGAGCAGACGACTGTTGCACACGGCACTCATTCAGGCGCTGATGGGCAGGCAGTGGGGCATAGTGGAAGCGTGTCTCAAACACGGTGGAGATATAGCAACAGCATGCGTTGAGCACGGATTCAACTTAAATATCAAAAATGGTGACTTGCGGCAAACTGTTTTACAGGATGCTATATTTCATTGTAGCCTGACACAGGTAGACCTACTTCTTCAGGCTGGAGCTGACCCCGACATAAGGAATAGAGACGGGGAAACTGCTATTTGCAGAGCTGTAGTGGAACAGGAGTGGGACCTGGCCACACTTTTGTTAAAGTACAGCAATAATGCTGGTAAAATTGCTTCAAAGCGAATAGCAGGTGGTGAAACCCTGCTGCACATCATATGTAGAAATGGTCAAGCGGATATACTCCACACGCTGCTGTTGATGGAGGCGAATCCGCTGGTCACCAATGTGGATGGTGTCACGCTACTGATGACTGCAGTGCAAGCCGGCGAAGAGGCCGAGAATCTTGTTCGTATCCTACTGCAACTTGGGGCAGCGACTCATCAAGGAGAAGTTTCAAGATCCCAGCTAGCGACCACCGGGAAAGGAAATAATACAATCGACAGAGGATTCGATACTCCGATGTGGCGAGCAGTTGAGAAAGGCCAGCTTTGCATAGCCAAGATGCTGTATGCCTCTGGCGGATGTTGCGCAAAAGAAATCCATGCAATGGCAGCTTCAGAATTCATGAGAAAAACACTGGAAAGTTCCAAGCTGCGTGACATCGTGGATTTTCTGAACGACATCTCCAGTCACCCTCGCTCACTGTTGGACAGCTGTGCACTGAAAATCTCACACCTGATTGGCTGTGGGTCGGAGCGTGACGTCAGAGCAGCGAGCCTCGGTCTGCCCAACAAACTGCGTGGCCTTGTTTTGCAGGATCACGTGGTCAATCCTGACTTCCTGAAGGACTGTCCTCCTGGTCCCCCTGGTCCCCCGAGCCATGATATCTTTTCGGGATGGGTTAGATTATCATGGGGCACGCACTTCACGTCTTTACGAGATTATGAATGGTCTCAGTTCAGGCGAGTATTTGAAGGTATGAGACCCCCCAATTCTTACATGTTCGGGGTTAAATCGCTCAGAAGACTCCCTCGCTGCTCCTGTAAGGACATCGACCAGTAA
- the LOC138962707 gene encoding uncharacterized protein, producing MDPPNIKSGGPGTLWDGCPWGALLPSSDTPKRSQLQPGDMAGCDRRETFQQAVRDCQWQAVRQLVQQGSSLEQRDLAVSQAVSHSQWGLVSQLVQLGISQKCRDVAVHKAVRYCLWNIVDELVAAGVSTEKRDFVLQRGLRQREWVLVSRLLTLGVGLELRDLVVTTALEHGQWELVLDGLRLGVKHKLMTKAFQEVVSQKRWEHVPGLVTLCKNSYHTDFQDLIDLLKEDGIEPRVRDVILSTAQRHDHWDEYLTILKETGTTEKEIADVITTALYSINVCVILRLFSIFVSARRVFKHVLLRTRFSDHDIIVLHTFLMDDHPDLSFYMFTAQQMWESVVGIFGDARLGTKDRRFAIRHAIKKCAWFFVDAMACSPSTSHRDRRYVFLQAARQGQWLLALKLSTYSKSVSVRDKLLALRTWFQLGLWGCLQDVLNHWVQPFRRGIFPVNWEYQQKQKLVKCILKESIIAEQIAAFRDICSNLHLDAEFSRFIFQTAIKHDKYHFVLEFCCHRMNAADIADVQIALELAIKNKRWNLLKDLITRTLAKMRYVQGQFCLYVLRLFISRVSLDKQAWEVVVPSLDELCRALSSSYALNWDFDEIPVTPKSMGKVQRLCEWCLSSALRNAALVLSVVSGNEVISRRVAEQHEYADIRSGVISFCFVVALQRSEWETAFTFLQRLQVDDVENIVDDLQEDINFSNLMEKCRENISYKWPVYIGVWTAQWEQVEDDVRLCEDTSVIDFAIDEASTCDKWDIVQSQLPRCSQDSDLLCEVLKRAVRSGQAEISTALLSKVDLEQADFSIQSFLHTAVTSAGDREDMVKLCVKFGLSTHVRPCNCASTNNYCFCSSSPMRTALRNGQMPLVKVLYKAGACSNKHLFLCKQDTDLRTRLQGQGRHDIVEYLDHVTTTPRTLQDLCRLQVSHHIGCRPGRLDRVMTLDISWPTKDLINFEDVPS from the exons atggaccctccaAACATTAAAAgcgggggtcccgggaccctctggGACGGgtgtccgtggggagccctgctacCCTCGTCTGACACTCCCAA GCGCTCCCAGCTACAGCCAGGAGACATGGCTGGCTGTGACAGGCGGGAGACCTTCCAACAGGCAGTGAGAGACTGTCAGTGGCAGGCAGTGAGACAGTTGGTTCAGCAGGGGTCCAGTCTGGAGCAGAGAGACCTAGCTGTCAGTCAGGCAGTCTCACACAGCCAGTGGGGGCTCGTCTCACAGCTCGTGCAGCTAGGAATCAGTCAGAAGTGCAGAGACGTGGCTGTGCACAAAGCTGTCAG GTATTGTCTGTGGAACATCGTGGATGAACTTGTTGCTGCTGGTGTCAGCACTGAGAAGAGAGACTTTGTCCTTCAGCGAGGTCTGCGACAACGAGAATGGGTCCTGGTGTCTCGTCTGCTGACACTGGGGGTTGGCCTGGAACTACGGGACCTGGTGGTGACAACGGCCTTGGAACATGGCCAGTGGGAGTTGGTGCTTGATGGTCTACGTCTGGGTGTGAAGCACAAACTAATGACCAAGGCCTTCCAGGAGGTCGTCAGCCAGAAAAGATGGGAGCATGTTCCGGGTTTGGTGACTTTATGTAAAAACAGTTACCACACAGACTTTCAGGATCTTATTGACCTGTTGAAAGAGGATGGCATTGAACCACGTGTGCGTGATGTGATTCTCTCTACTGCACAGAGACATGACCACTGGGATGAGtacctgactatcctgaaagAGACTGGGACAACAGAAAAGGAGATAGCTGACGTCATAACAACAGCCCTGTACagtatcaatgtctgtgtgatACTTCGCCTCTTTTCTATCTTTGTGTCTGCGCGCAGAGTCTTCAAACACGTGCTCCTCAGAACACGGTTTTCTGATCATGACATCATAGTTCTGCACACTTTTCTGATGGACGATCATCCAGACCTATCCTTCTATATGTTTACTGCCCAACAGATGTGGGAGAGTGTTGTGGGCATTTTTGGAGATGCTCGTCTTGGCACCAAGGACCGTCGTTTTGCAATCAGACACGCCATAAAGAAATGTGCTTGGTTCTTCGTAGATGCCATGGCATGTAGTCCCTCGACAAGTCACCGTGATCGACGATACGTCTTCCTTCAGGCTGCTAGACAGGGCCAGTGGCTTCTTGCACTGAAGTTGAGCACATACTCTAAATCAGTCTCTGTCAGGGACAAGTTGCTTGCTTTGAGGACTTGGTTTCAACTCGGCCTTTGGGGTTGCTTACAAGACGTTCTTAACCATTGGGTACAGCCGTTCCGAAGAGGAATCTTTCCTGTGAATTGGGAatatcaacaaaaacaaaaattggtgAAATGCATTTTAAAAGAATCCATTATTGCAGAACAGATTGCAGCGTTCCGAGATATATGTTCCAATCTCCACCTTGACGCTGAGTTTTCCCGTTTCATTTTCCAAACAGCAATTAAACACGATAAATATCACTTTGTCCTCGAATTCTGCTGTCACCGGATGAATGCAGCTGACATAGCTGACGTTCAAATTGCACTTGAGCTAGcaattaaaaataaaagatGGAATCTTTTGAAGGATTTGATAACGAGAACGCTTGCAAAAATGCGGTATGTTCAAGGACAGTTTTGTTTGTACGTGCTACGGCTGTTTATAAGCAGAGTTTCACTTGATAAGCAGGCATGGGAAGTCGTTGTTCCTTCTTTGGATGAGCTCTGCCGTGCACTATCATCTTCATATGCCCTGAACTGGGATTTTGACGAAATTCCGGTCACTCCCAAATCAATGGGAAAAGTTCAGAGGCTTTGTGAATGGTGCTTGAGCTCAGCTTTAAGAAACGCTGCACTAGTGCTCTCGGTAGTGTCTGGCAACGAGGTCATTTCCAGAAGAGTGGCTGAGCAGCATGAATATGCAGACATCCGTTCAGGTGTCATCAGTTTTTGCTTTGTGGTTGCTCTCCAGCGATCTGAATGGGAAACAGCATTCACATTTCTTCAACGCCTACAAGTCGACGATGTCGAAAACATTGTAGATGATTTGCAAGAGGACATAAATTTCAGCAACCTGATGGAGAAATGCAGGGAGAACATCTCATACAAATGGCCTGTCTATATTGGAGTATGGACTGCACAATGGGAACAGGTTGAAGATGACGTAAGATTGTGTGAAGATACATCCGTCATAGACTTTGCCATTGATGAAGCTTCTACCTGTGACAAATGGGACATCGTCCAAAGCCAGCTGCCTAGATGTTCGCAGGACTCTGACCTTCTCTGTGAAGTTCTGAAACGTGCAGTTCGCAGTGGCCAGGCAGAAATCAGCACAGCTTTACTTTCGAAGGTAGACCTTGAACAGGCTGACTTTTCCATTCAGTCATTTCTGCATACAGCTGTCACAAGCGCCGGGGACAGAGAGGACATGGTGAAACTGTGCGTTAAATTCGGTCTGTCAACACACGTAAGGCCATGCAACTGTGCATCGACAAACAACTATTGCTTCTGCTCGTCATCACCGATGCGCACTGCGTTGCGTAACGGACAGATGCCTCTCGTCAAAGTCTTGTACAAAGCAGGCGCTTGCTCCAACAAGCACCTCTTTCTCTGTAAACAAGACACCGACCTTAGAACTCGGCTTCAAGGTCAAGGACGTCATGACATTGTGGAGTATTTGGACCATGTGACAACAACCCCACGCACCCTTCAGGATTTGTGTCGTTTGCAAGTGTCCCACCATATTGGGTGTCGTCCTGGACGCCTCGACAGAGTTATGACCCTTGACATCTCTTGGCCTACCAAAGATCTGATCAATTTTGAAGACGTGCCTTCTTGA